The Vibrio chagasii genome includes a region encoding these proteins:
- a CDS encoding sigma-54-dependent transcriptional regulator, whose product MRPKVLLVEDSTSLAVLYKQYVKDEPYDIFHVETGAEAKTFIERHVPQLVILDLKLPDMPGEEVLDWISDNDIPTAAIIATAHGSVNIAVDLIQRGAEDFLEKPIQADRLKTSVNLHLRRAKLENLVDNIQSKFDRDRFHNFIGSCLPMQAVYKIIDSVAPTTASVFINGESGTGKEVCAEAIHQESQRGDKPFVAINCGAIPRDLMESEIFGHVKGAFTGATTDRKGAAMQAHGGTLFLDELCEMESEMQKKLLRFLQTGTFTPLGGNREIKVDVRIICATNRDPLVEVEEGRFREDLYYRVHVVPIEMPPLRERGSDIVTLANHFLKLYAKQDKKKFKSIDKETQGLLKRYPWPGNVRQLQNIIRNIVVLNNETSVTKEMLPAPINKADATTSKSVTPIRSAVVEAVSPVVQEGKLPPVTPEELERSSVSQDTNDPMTPAFTTSDGAIRPMWQIEREAIQHAINHCDGNVLNAAVLLELSPSTVYRKKQAWESEDECNQA is encoded by the coding sequence ATGCGCCCTAAGGTATTGTTAGTTGAAGACTCCACCTCCCTCGCCGTACTTTACAAGCAGTACGTAAAAGACGAGCCATACGACATATTTCATGTCGAAACTGGAGCTGAAGCAAAAACATTTATAGAGAGACACGTCCCACAACTGGTCATCCTCGATCTAAAACTGCCTGATATGCCAGGTGAAGAGGTATTAGATTGGATCAGTGATAACGACATCCCAACCGCTGCAATCATCGCGACAGCCCATGGTTCAGTGAACATTGCCGTTGACCTAATTCAGCGCGGTGCGGAAGACTTCTTAGAAAAGCCAATTCAAGCCGACCGCCTAAAAACATCGGTTAACCTACATCTGCGCAGAGCCAAACTCGAAAATCTAGTCGACAATATTCAAAGCAAATTCGATCGTGACCGTTTCCATAACTTCATCGGTTCTTGTTTACCGATGCAAGCCGTTTATAAAATCATCGACTCAGTTGCTCCGACAACCGCAAGTGTGTTCATCAATGGCGAGAGCGGGACAGGTAAAGAAGTATGCGCAGAGGCTATTCACCAAGAGAGTCAGCGTGGTGATAAACCATTCGTTGCCATCAACTGTGGTGCTATTCCCCGCGATTTAATGGAAAGCGAAATCTTCGGTCATGTCAAAGGCGCATTTACCGGTGCAACAACCGATCGTAAAGGTGCTGCAATGCAAGCACACGGTGGCACACTGTTTCTGGATGAACTTTGTGAAATGGAATCGGAAATGCAGAAAAAGCTCCTTCGATTCCTACAAACCGGGACTTTTACCCCGTTAGGTGGCAACCGAGAAATCAAAGTAGATGTCAGAATCATCTGTGCGACTAACCGTGACCCTCTCGTCGAAGTAGAAGAAGGTCGATTCCGTGAAGACCTTTACTATCGTGTACATGTGGTGCCTATTGAGATGCCACCGCTGAGAGAAAGAGGAAGTGACATTGTCACTCTAGCTAACCACTTTTTGAAACTTTACGCCAAACAAGACAAGAAGAAATTCAAGTCTATCGATAAAGAGACACAAGGTTTACTTAAGCGCTATCCATGGCCGGGCAATGTTCGTCAGCTACAAAACATCATTCGCAACATCGTAGTGTTAAACAATGAAACCAGTGTAACCAAAGAGATGTTACCTGCTCCGATCAATAAAGCAGACGCTACAACCTCAAAAAGCGTTACGCCAATACGTAGCGCTGTTGTCGAAGCTGTGTCGCCAGTTGTTCAAGAAGGTAAGCTGCCTCCAGTCACACCAGAAGAGCTTGAGCGTTCATCTGTCTCTCAAGACACAAATGATCCAATGACACCGGCATTTACCACTAGTGACGGTGCGATACGTCCAATGTGGCAGATAGAACGCGAAGCCATTCAACATGCGATCAATCATTGTGATGGAAATGTGTTAAACGCTGCCGTTTTATTGGAGTTGAGTCCTTCCACTGTTTACCGTAAGAAACAGGCTTGGGAGTCTGAAGATGAGTGTAACCAAGCCTAA
- a CDS encoding Hpt domain-containing protein, translated as MNSTLTSDTPSGENKQQNEELVDESVLEQMVRDTSPEIISILIDHYVTESQARLLTIKEAVSNNDAQTLEFEVHTLGSTALSLGNRPLGKLARALEQQCLEAHHEQAFLQVGELIELAERSINALLERKEAGFS; from the coding sequence ATGAACTCGACTTTAACGTCAGACACACCTTCAGGTGAAAATAAGCAACAAAATGAAGAGCTTGTGGATGAAAGCGTACTTGAACAGATGGTTCGAGATACCAGTCCGGAGATTATTTCAATTTTAATCGACCACTATGTGACAGAGTCACAGGCTCGTTTACTCACCATTAAAGAAGCAGTTAGCAACAACGACGCTCAAACGCTCGAGTTTGAAGTCCATACCCTTGGTAGTACCGCACTTTCGCTAGGTAACCGGCCTTTAGGTAAGTTAGCAAGAGCATTAGAACAGCAGTGTTTAGAAGCGCATCATGAACAAGCCTTTCTGCAGGTTGGCGAGTTAATCGAACTTGCAGAGCGTTCAATCAACGCGTTATTAGAAAGAAAAGAAGCCGGTTTTAGTTAA
- a CDS encoding quaternary amine ABC transporter ATP-binding protein — protein sequence MTKPLIEISGLFKVFGSKPLSVMDRVKNGEHKDAILADTGHTVGLKEINLQINRGEIFVIMGLSGSGKSTLIRHFNRLIDPTQGKITVEGIDVMSLNTKELEEFRRHKMSMVFQRFGLMPHRTVVENVAYGLEVQGIKKDERLSKANEWLETVGLKGYGNQYPAQLSGGQQQRVGLSRALCTNAEILLMDEAFSALDPLIRSEMQDQLIELQEKLHKTIVFITHDLDEALRLGDRIAILKDGELVQQGTPHEILLNPADDYVEAFVKDVNRARALTVETVMQPPLYRITSETIEGALAQMKMLKHDYAYHVTDDGYQGLVTKESLQDAVEDSSVHDFSDEIYEEVPAVLPDAVIEEVLPDTMSCDYSLPVVDEDGNLKGELERSAVADIFSETSEEEVEPIPKPKIDKAS from the coding sequence ATGACTAAACCATTAATCGAAATTAGTGGCCTGTTCAAAGTGTTTGGGTCTAAACCTCTGTCCGTAATGGACCGCGTTAAGAATGGCGAGCATAAAGATGCGATTCTCGCCGACACCGGTCATACCGTTGGCCTTAAAGAAATTAACCTTCAGATAAATCGCGGTGAGATCTTTGTGATTATGGGGCTTTCAGGCTCAGGTAAATCAACACTCATCCGTCACTTCAACCGCTTAATTGACCCGACTCAAGGTAAAATCACGGTAGAAGGCATCGACGTAATGAGCTTGAATACCAAAGAACTGGAAGAGTTTCGTCGTCACAAAATGTCGATGGTATTTCAACGCTTTGGGTTGATGCCACACCGAACTGTGGTTGAGAACGTCGCCTATGGTTTGGAAGTCCAAGGTATCAAGAAAGATGAGCGCCTATCAAAAGCAAATGAGTGGTTGGAAACCGTAGGTTTGAAAGGGTATGGTAATCAGTACCCTGCCCAACTTTCCGGTGGTCAACAACAACGTGTCGGCTTATCACGCGCCCTGTGTACTAACGCTGAAATTTTGTTAATGGATGAAGCCTTTTCTGCACTCGACCCTCTCATTCGAAGCGAAATGCAAGATCAGTTAATTGAACTTCAAGAGAAACTCCATAAAACCATTGTCTTCATCACCCATGATCTAGACGAAGCCCTCCGCCTAGGTGACCGCATCGCTATCCTTAAAGATGGCGAGTTAGTACAGCAAGGCACGCCTCATGAAATCCTACTTAACCCTGCCGATGATTACGTTGAGGCATTCGTAAAAGACGTGAATCGCGCTCGTGCTTTGACTGTAGAAACAGTTATGCAGCCTCCTTTGTATCGAATCACCTCAGAGACCATCGAAGGTGCATTGGCTCAAATGAAGATGCTCAAGCACGATTACGCTTATCACGTTACTGACGATGGCTATCAAGGTTTGGTCACAAAAGAGAGCTTACAAGACGCAGTTGAAGATTCTTCGGTTCACGATTTCAGTGATGAGATCTACGAAGAAGTTCCTGCGGTATTACCTGATGCAGTGATTGAAGAAGTTCTGCCAGACACCATGTCTTGCGACTATTCTCTTCCGGTCGTGGACGAAGATGGGAACCTCAAAGGTGAACTAGAGAGAAGCGCTGTTGCCGACATCTTCTCAGAAACAAGCGAGGAAGAAGTAGAACCTATCCCAAAGCCAAAAATTGACAAAGCGTCTTAG
- a CDS encoding ABC transporter permease has product MADSNWLSSFPEMERSDLRAIKKTLDGAYREFSREYGEMIESLFDPLLSFLVWFEKLLISTPWLIVLGVCTGLVYAASRSWKLALGCVLSLLLIGYFGMWEDTMRTLSIITVCTLVSIFLGIPIGIAMARSNRAQSIVTPLLDIMQTMPAFVYLIPVVMLLGIGKIPGLIAVVIYAIPPVIRLTNLGIRLVDKEVLEAATAFGASKKQRLWGVQLPLAMPTIMAGINQTIMMALSMVVIASMIGVKGLGQPVLKSITNQYFTLGLMNGFAIVALAILFDRASQAYARRTNAHLGGFRHD; this is encoded by the coding sequence ATGGCTGACAGCAATTGGTTATCGAGCTTCCCGGAAATGGAACGCTCTGATTTGCGAGCAATTAAAAAGACGCTAGACGGCGCATATCGTGAGTTTTCCCGTGAATACGGAGAAATGATCGAATCATTATTTGACCCTCTTCTTTCCTTCCTAGTTTGGTTTGAAAAACTTCTCATCTCTACCCCTTGGCTGATCGTTCTTGGCGTTTGCACGGGCTTAGTTTATGCCGCCAGTCGCTCTTGGAAATTGGCTCTAGGTTGTGTGCTATCTCTACTTCTCATCGGCTACTTTGGTATGTGGGAAGACACAATGCGGACACTCAGCATCATCACTGTGTGTACCTTAGTTTCTATCTTCCTAGGTATTCCTATTGGTATCGCCATGGCGCGTTCTAATCGCGCACAATCGATCGTAACACCACTGCTGGATATTATGCAGACAATGCCTGCGTTTGTTTACTTAATCCCAGTGGTTATGCTGCTTGGTATTGGTAAAATTCCAGGTCTTATCGCAGTGGTTATTTACGCAATCCCCCCTGTGATTCGATTAACTAACTTAGGTATTCGTTTAGTCGATAAAGAAGTGTTAGAAGCTGCGACTGCTTTTGGTGCGAGCAAGAAACAGCGTTTATGGGGCGTTCAGTTACCACTGGCAATGCCAACCATCATGGCAGGTATAAACCAAACCATCATGATGGCCCTATCAATGGTGGTTATTGCGTCTATGATTGGTGTTAAAGGCTTAGGACAACCGGTCCTTAAATCGATTACCAACCAATATTTCACTCTAGGCTTGATGAACGGCTTCGCCATTGTTGCACTCGCGATTCTGTTTGACCGAGCATCACAGGCTTATGCGCGTAGAACCAATGCCCACCTAGGAGGGTTCAGACATGACTAA
- a CDS encoding ABC transporter substrate-binding protein has product MKYKLSSVFLLVAAASGHANAGECGSVTIADMNWNSATLIANIDQFILEHGYDCDAELIPGDTMPTGTSMIEKGQPDVAPELWSNSLKDALDKGVEEKRLRYAGKALVNGGEEGFWVPAYLVKQNPEMATIEGVRKNAALFKHPEDPDTSAFYSCPAGWNCQISAANLFDALNLEESGFTIVDPGSSAGLSGSIAKAYEREEAWFGYYWAPTAVLGKYDMVKVDFGSGVDKEEFISCTTQEGCESPKATMYPPSPVHTITTESFASRAPEAYDYFTKRGFTNEKMNALLAWMEDNQADGEEASIHFLSEFPEVWHPWVSEEVAKKVEAEL; this is encoded by the coding sequence ATGAAATACAAGTTAAGCTCCGTATTTTTGTTAGTTGCAGCAGCCAGTGGTCATGCTAACGCTGGAGAATGTGGCAGCGTAACAATCGCAGACATGAACTGGAACTCTGCAACTCTTATCGCCAACATCGACCAATTCATCCTTGAGCATGGTTACGATTGCGATGCCGAACTCATCCCTGGCGACACTATGCCAACCGGCACATCCATGATTGAAAAAGGCCAACCAGATGTTGCACCGGAACTATGGAGTAACAGCCTAAAAGACGCTCTTGATAAAGGTGTTGAAGAGAAACGTCTTCGCTACGCAGGTAAAGCTCTTGTAAATGGTGGTGAAGAGGGTTTTTGGGTTCCTGCTTACCTAGTTAAACAAAACCCAGAAATGGCAACAATCGAAGGTGTACGTAAGAACGCTGCGTTGTTCAAGCACCCTGAAGACCCAGATACATCCGCATTTTACAGCTGTCCAGCAGGCTGGAACTGTCAAATCAGTGCCGCTAACCTGTTTGACGCACTTAACCTAGAAGAGAGCGGTTTTACCATCGTAGACCCTGGCTCAAGTGCTGGTTTATCTGGATCTATCGCGAAAGCTTATGAACGTGAAGAAGCTTGGTTCGGTTACTACTGGGCACCAACTGCAGTTCTTGGCAAATATGACATGGTAAAAGTCGACTTTGGAAGTGGTGTTGATAAAGAAGAATTTATCAGCTGTACGACCCAAGAAGGCTGTGAATCTCCTAAAGCAACCATGTACCCGCCTTCTCCTGTCCACACCATTACCACTGAAAGTTTTGCATCGCGCGCACCGGAAGCGTACGACTACTTTACTAAGCGTGGTTTCACCAACGAAAAAATGAATGCTTTACTAGCTTGGATGGAAGACAACCAAGCGGATGGTGAAGAAGCGAGCATACATTTCTTGAGTGAATTCCCAGAAGTATGGCACCCATGGGTTTCTGAAGAAGTCGCAAAAAAGGTTGAAGCTGAGCTTTAA
- a CDS encoding P-loop NTPase family protein: MTISATHAEVEQIYLASELNEQRSICVTACHSGDGVTSVATALAERFLLAGHSTLYVDLNLFNPAFKNLNMLEEEQSGQLIEHVESQRTFIGVPAPQVASTQLAYKDPSTLKQAVAQWLVKYDRVIIDTSPLLNINKGNIPAQSVASACDSTLLVVAYGDTSSHHLEQAKKLLDAQTISLTGCIMNMKDTPSFAQELVRQINRMKFIPVKLRERLANKLYRNEFLNLPM; this comes from the coding sequence ATGACTATTTCAGCAACGCATGCCGAAGTTGAGCAAATCTATTTGGCGTCTGAATTAAACGAACAACGCTCTATCTGTGTTACTGCTTGTCATTCAGGTGACGGCGTAACATCGGTCGCAACTGCCCTCGCCGAGCGTTTCTTGTTAGCGGGTCACTCTACACTGTATGTGGACCTTAACCTGTTCAACCCAGCTTTTAAGAACCTCAATATGCTTGAAGAGGAACAATCAGGTCAGCTTATTGAGCATGTTGAATCACAACGCACGTTTATCGGGGTACCCGCACCGCAAGTCGCATCGACGCAGTTAGCATACAAAGATCCATCGACATTAAAGCAGGCTGTTGCTCAATGGCTAGTTAAATACGACCGCGTAATCATCGATACTTCGCCGCTACTCAACATAAATAAAGGTAATATCCCAGCTCAATCAGTAGCTAGCGCCTGTGATTCAACGCTTCTTGTTGTCGCTTACGGAGATACATCGTCTCATCATCTCGAGCAAGCTAAGAAGCTTCTCGATGCTCAGACTATCTCCTTAACGGGCTGCATCATGAATATGAAGGATACGCCAAGCTTTGCACAAGAACTGGTTAGACAGATAAACCGAATGAAGTTTATCCCAGTTAAGCTACGTGAGCGTCTAGCTAATAAACTCTATCGGAACGAGTTTTTGAACCTGCCGATGTAG
- a CDS encoding SLBB domain-containing protein, whose product MKLLIALLITLSMFIATLVHANDDFSDAVQVGDLIQVNVPGESELNKGYQVDKRGRITLPEVGTVFVAGYDKEQLNKVVLESLATAYKDLSNASVYVKEQQIIIYVQGYVEQPGEYTLALGSSVQMALYAAGGLRSGAQLDKLILKRGAERKEFNYKRFLDSGDEDYLPTLQSLDSLFVPASPLVGNIEQEFDPAKLANSGDSADSRSSIKVFGEVNAPGSFTYKENTDLVDVLMRSGGVTRYASVEQIRVISNNTPTLFNLKRYLDSGDESLLPVLRPGSTIFVPKQEEEIKSGANMVYVMGEVAAPGAFEGKKGATFMDILANAGGPTRFAESRQIRVIKADGRVLRFDLAAYTEGLPNSNPPNIKAGDAIFVPEKTDMNEKSWLKIAPDRAVNVIGEVNRPGRIEWSDEMNFMGLLAHVGGPTLRADTTKIEIVTGRKLVVFDLDEFIKNGAPRDQMPYISAGSIVRVHDLPQDPSDNKSQWVRQSSDASIYIFGQVNAPGRYRFTKDMHFLDILSAADGPTGDADIHNIRVTHRDKPYAKVSKLNLSLYFETGDESLLPNVTTGDTIYIPEKNKNWLDKPKEETVRVLGAVNNPGRYVFNDNMTILDILAEAAGPTDNAYVEKITIVNMSCCQGQARTFDLVEFSKTANIYNLPVLRAGDTIYIPDRRDSFMEKARVGLEDILRITTTIVLIGAL is encoded by the coding sequence ATGAAATTACTGATTGCGTTACTTATCACGTTATCGATGTTCATTGCGACTTTGGTACATGCCAACGACGACTTTTCAGACGCAGTGCAAGTCGGTGATCTTATCCAAGTGAATGTGCCTGGAGAGAGCGAGTTAAACAAAGGCTATCAAGTGGATAAACGCGGTCGAATCACTCTACCTGAAGTGGGTACTGTGTTCGTCGCAGGCTACGATAAAGAACAGTTGAATAAAGTCGTTCTAGAGTCACTGGCGACGGCTTATAAAGATCTGTCGAATGCTTCTGTTTATGTGAAAGAACAGCAGATCATTATCTACGTTCAAGGTTACGTCGAGCAACCGGGTGAATACACCTTGGCTTTGGGCTCGAGCGTCCAAATGGCGCTGTACGCGGCTGGAGGCTTACGTTCTGGGGCTCAATTGGACAAGTTAATCTTAAAGCGTGGCGCAGAACGTAAAGAATTTAATTACAAGCGTTTCTTAGATTCTGGCGATGAGGACTACCTGCCTACACTGCAATCACTTGATTCTCTATTTGTCCCTGCTTCACCACTGGTTGGTAATATTGAACAAGAATTTGATCCTGCTAAGCTTGCCAACTCGGGTGACAGCGCGGATTCAAGAAGTTCAATTAAAGTCTTCGGTGAGGTCAACGCACCTGGTTCATTCACTTATAAAGAAAATACCGATCTCGTTGATGTCTTAATGCGCTCTGGCGGCGTAACTCGCTACGCCAGTGTCGAACAAATCCGCGTCATCTCAAACAATACTCCAACGCTATTCAACCTTAAGCGCTACCTTGATTCTGGCGACGAAAGTCTACTGCCAGTGCTACGCCCGGGCTCAACCATTTTTGTGCCAAAACAGGAAGAAGAGATTAAATCCGGTGCGAACATGGTTTATGTAATGGGCGAAGTGGCAGCACCTGGTGCCTTTGAAGGAAAAAAAGGCGCGACCTTCATGGATATCTTGGCTAACGCCGGTGGACCTACTCGCTTCGCTGAGTCTCGCCAAATCCGCGTTATCAAAGCCGATGGTCGAGTACTTCGATTCGATTTAGCCGCCTATACCGAAGGCTTACCGAACTCAAACCCACCAAACATTAAAGCTGGTGATGCGATTTTTGTTCCTGAGAAAACGGATATGAACGAAAAATCTTGGTTGAAGATCGCTCCAGACAGAGCCGTTAACGTGATTGGTGAAGTAAACCGACCTGGTCGAATTGAGTGGTCAGACGAAATGAACTTCATGGGCCTACTCGCGCATGTCGGAGGACCAACTCTACGCGCTGATACTACAAAAATTGAGATTGTGACTGGCAGAAAGCTCGTGGTATTCGATTTAGATGAGTTTATTAAAAACGGTGCACCACGAGACCAAATGCCCTATATCTCTGCTGGCTCAATCGTTCGTGTACACGATTTACCGCAAGACCCATCAGACAATAAATCACAATGGGTTCGCCAAAGCTCTGATGCGTCTATTTACATTTTTGGACAAGTCAACGCACCGGGCCGTTACCGTTTCACTAAAGACATGCATTTCCTAGATATCTTGTCTGCGGCCGACGGCCCTACTGGAGATGCAGACATACACAATATTCGTGTGACCCATCGTGATAAACCTTACGCCAAGGTCAGCAAGCTTAATCTGTCTTTGTATTTTGAAACAGGCGATGAATCGTTACTACCGAATGTCACTACTGGCGATACTATCTATATCCCTGAGAAGAACAAAAACTGGCTAGACAAGCCAAAAGAAGAAACCGTGCGTGTGCTAGGGGCAGTTAATAACCCCGGCCGTTATGTGTTTAACGATAACATGACGATTTTAGATATCTTAGCTGAAGCGGCTGGCCCTACTGACAATGCATACGTTGAGAAGATTACCATTGTAAATATGTCTTGTTGCCAAGGACAAGCTCGCACTTTCGACCTGGTTGAATTTAGTAAAACAGCCAACATTTATAACCTACCGGTTTTGCGCGCTGGAGACACCATTTACATTCCAGACCGTCGTGACAGTTTTATGGAAAAAGCCCGTGTAGGCCTAGAGGACATACTACGTATTACTACCACGATTGTACTAATAGGAGCGTTATAA
- a CDS encoding OmpA family protein: protein MNTIKNYIVLSLSVLVLGCTSYPEHGTGGLAESYDSMKYQNSDFSPVMPDEPLGPEHGLRFDWQLAKLHLDALIQEGARWCFPAAVVQAIEKQNRIARELQGGLLLDAANDLVIQRKRLNELELQLDYVTSQARCEPPKNENQFRMQLSIIQQLYDLLNVDNQFAHNSIEVNPKYMGKLAEASYILKDNKSLELIVTGHADATGSEEYNDKLALGRAQQVERYLTIFGLSPSRIKAVSVGETVPLFEGESEGTRLTNRRVSIEVISPENAAKMGSSL from the coding sequence ATGAATACAATCAAAAACTATATAGTCCTATCTCTGTCTGTGCTAGTTCTGGGTTGCACAAGTTACCCAGAACACGGCACTGGCGGACTGGCCGAGAGTTATGATTCGATGAAATATCAGAATTCTGACTTCTCTCCGGTTATGCCTGACGAACCGTTAGGTCCAGAGCATGGCTTACGTTTTGATTGGCAACTTGCTAAATTGCATTTGGATGCGCTGATTCAAGAAGGCGCGCGTTGGTGCTTCCCCGCAGCGGTTGTCCAAGCCATCGAGAAGCAAAATCGCATCGCTCGTGAGCTTCAAGGAGGCCTACTTCTAGATGCGGCTAACGATTTGGTTATCCAAAGAAAACGCCTAAACGAACTTGAGCTTCAACTTGACTATGTAACTTCACAAGCGCGTTGTGAACCTCCAAAGAACGAAAACCAATTCCGTATGCAGCTGTCGATAATTCAACAACTGTACGATCTACTTAACGTCGACAATCAATTCGCACACAACTCTATCGAAGTGAATCCCAAATACATGGGTAAGCTTGCAGAGGCGTCTTACATCTTAAAAGACAACAAGTCGCTAGAGCTAATAGTGACAGGCCATGCAGACGCGACAGGCTCAGAAGAATACAACGACAAATTAGCCCTAGGCCGAGCGCAACAAGTTGAGCGCTATCTCACTATCTTTGGTCTAAGTCCAAGCCGTATCAAAGCCGTCTCGGTAGGTGAAACCGTACCACTATTTGAAGGTGAATCCGAAGGTACACGCTTAACCAATCGCAGAGTGAGTATCGAAGTAATCTCCCCTGAAAACGCGGCTAAGATGGGGAGCTCACTATGA
- a CDS encoding STAS domain-containing protein yields the protein MELRRIDLNTTTLTLSIFGDLDAAGSRDAQTDIDDVISNDGHQEIEVDFSQVEFLDSSGVGAIVYMFKRLTERERNMRLENVSGQPLEIMNLLRIGHAIPVNSKNPTNS from the coding sequence ATGGAACTACGTAGGATTGACCTAAACACAACAACACTTACACTTTCAATTTTTGGTGATTTAGACGCGGCAGGCAGTCGCGATGCCCAAACCGACATTGATGACGTGATTTCTAATGACGGTCATCAAGAGATCGAAGTCGACTTCAGTCAGGTCGAATTTCTTGATTCATCAGGTGTGGGTGCGATTGTTTACATGTTCAAACGCCTAACTGAACGTGAACGTAATATGCGATTAGAAAACGTTTCAGGCCAACCGCTGGAAATCATGAACCTCCTACGAATTGGACACGCTATTCCTGTTAACTCAAAAAATCCTACAAATTCATGA
- a CDS encoding DNA ligase, whose translation MRLTRLAIATLCAFSTFPSHASYLPPAQLVLANTYKQGIDVSEYWTSEKLDGIRALWDGKHLYTRNGNRIYAPKWFVKELPDVHLEGELWAGRDNFHLVQTTVLDHIPSDTAWQEIEFMLFDMPGAAGDYQKRYYNILHWVRVINEPHIRYVEHTPITSEEALFHQLDNVDEIKGEGLMLRKITSRYQAGRSNDLLKLKRHHDAEATVIGYKTGTGKYKGMMGSILVHTEDGVEFYIGSGFSDKMRLSPPEIGSRITFRYNGFTQNGKPKFARFVREKSDY comes from the coding sequence ATGAGGCTAACCAGGTTGGCTATAGCAACACTGTGCGCGTTTTCTACGTTTCCTTCTCATGCTTCGTATCTGCCTCCAGCACAATTGGTTTTAGCAAATACTTATAAGCAAGGTATAGATGTGTCTGAATATTGGACCAGCGAAAAGCTTGATGGCATCAGGGCTTTGTGGGATGGAAAGCATCTTTATACCCGGAATGGGAATCGAATTTATGCGCCTAAGTGGTTTGTTAAAGAGTTACCGGATGTTCACCTTGAAGGAGAACTGTGGGCCGGAAGAGACAATTTTCACTTAGTCCAAACAACAGTCTTAGACCACATTCCAAGTGATACGGCGTGGCAAGAGATCGAATTCATGCTGTTTGATATGCCAGGTGCGGCGGGCGACTATCAGAAACGTTACTACAACATCTTGCACTGGGTAAGAGTGATAAACGAACCGCACATTAGGTATGTGGAGCACACACCTATTACAAGCGAAGAGGCATTGTTTCATCAACTTGATAATGTCGATGAAATTAAAGGCGAGGGGTTGATGCTTCGTAAGATTACCAGCCGATATCAGGCGGGAAGAAGTAATGACTTGTTAAAACTAAAACGACATCACGATGCAGAAGCGACCGTTATTGGCTATAAAACAGGAACTGGTAAGTATAAGGGGATGATGGGCTCAATTTTAGTACACACAGAAGATGGTGTGGAGTTTTACATTGGAAGTGGCTTCAGCGATAAGATGCGATTGTCTCCTCCTGAAATTGGCAGTCGAATTACCTTCCGTTACAATGGCTTCACTCAAAATGGTAAGCCGAAGTTCGCAAGGTTCGTTAGAGAGAAAAGTGATTATTAA